TTTGTATTATTTGGTCCTTTTTCGGTAGTTAGTGACTAACTTCTGTTTCTCTTATAAGGTTCCATATGGGTGTTTTACTGAGATGTTGGATAGGTCTTTAACTAGAGTAGTCTTCTTCTGTATTATAAACTATCTAGAGTTTTTTTCTTCATATGCTACTTTATTTTTATGATCATGTTCCAATAATTTTGattgttttctgttttttgttTCGCAGTTAGACCATCATGATTCATGTATTTAAAGGTGTGTGATCAAAATAGTAAATCTTAGTGGAGGATTGTTGATGTGAAATACCTGAAGGAGATTTCATTCTCTTAGTGGAGTTATCAGGCTGTTATCAATTTTCTGGGATACATGTCGTTCCGTAGCATCATTCGTGATGTCAGAGATGGCTTTGGTAGCCTATCGAGACGAAGCTTTGATTTGAGACTTCATACTGGCAAATCTCATAGTGCTGTCCACGAGTTACATGACCAGCCTCCAGTAATTCAACCTAGTTGTTGGGCTAGCCTTCCTCCAGAGTTGCTTCGTGATGTTATAAAAAGGTTGGAGGAGAGCGAAAGTACGTGGCCTTCTCGAAAACACGTCGTTGCTTGTGCTGCAGTTTGCAAGTCCTGGAGAGAGATGTGCTTAGAAATTGTCAAGTGTCCAGAGCTATGTGGAAAACTTACCTTTCCTGTGTCGTTAAAGCAGGTGggtctcttcttttttcttttttcatatttcttgttccatatatatatatatagatactaCGTAACTGACAACATGACTTTTGTTGTCTACTTGTCTTAGCTTTTTGTTCTCTTGTACATAATAAGCGTGCATATTCACATGTGCAGTGGGCACACCTAAGAAAATGATTTACTCTATAGGGGTTGATGTGTTTGAATTCCAGATAACCAGATAGGTTATAACTTGTAAGCTAATAAACAATAGCTGGTTGATGGTGTTGGTGCATTGTGGACTTTTGGATCAATATACCTAGAGTACAGTGCGTTGATAAATTCAATAGAAAGTCGGGACATGTTAGCTCCTTATAGAATCCTCGGGTTTTTCTTCACATGTTTGAGCTCTCTAATGTAACTTCACCTGAGTGTGATCTCTTATCTTGCATTTTTTACTCTTCCAGCCAGGACCTCGTGAAGGGAATACTACTGTACAGTGCTTCATCAAGAGGGATAAATCTAATTTAACCTACCACCTATTCCTGTGCCTTAGCCCTGGTAAGCCAGCGCCAAGTGCGATTATCTTTGCTTTTCTTTGTAACATTTACATGCCCTGTGCTTATATCAACTTTCTTACGCTAGTTTAGCAAAATTACCATGATATCGTTGGATTGTGATAAATCTGCAATGATGTATCTTCAGGTTTAAGTTTAAAAATTGCGTTTGTTTATTACTTATTAGTGGCGATGTGCTGTGTAAGTATGTGAAATTAATCATATAGACACTACTATCTTAATCAAAATTGTTTCTTGGTGCTTTGTTGTATCTTTGGACTCAGATACTGGATAGTACAAATAATTGCATTTTGTAAACCATGTCATCATGTGTATCATGTGATGTAAAACTTGCTTGTACAGGTTATCTTTCAATGTTCTCTAGTTATACTTATAAATGAATTCAGTGGGCTAGTTTCGGGTACCACGAGCTTAAACCTGCATATCATTCTCTTCTGACATGCTGTACAGATGCCAGAGGTCTTATAAAACGTTGCATAAGCATTACATGAAATTATGTAACACTGTAGTTCTTGTGCATATGAATTCGACTCAAGGAGAAAAGGAAGCCTTGTAAAGATTAGACCTCTGTTATGATAGAATATTACGACAAATTTGTGTGTGCAGATACACCATAAAGACTTTCATATCTATGATGCTTGTACTACAATAATTTTGTGTCTACTCTTCTCTACTCCTCTTTGCCTTTTTCATTCAGTTTGTAATGCTTGCTTTAGTTTCTACCAGACAACCAACATAACTTCCGATGTGAATAATCTCATGCGTGCCACATCTAATACATTTATGGACGAACTATGACTTGTAGCCAGTAATTTTGCAGAAGAATGACTGATGATTTTGCTTATTTGCCAAAAGAAATTGAGCTGGTGAAATACAGTCATTTGCTAATTGGCTGTACTGCTGCATTATTGTTTTTAGTAACTGTTCTGATTTATACTTCAATTTACAGCTCTGCTTGTCGAAAACGGGAAATTCCTTCTCTCCGCCAAAAGGACCAGGAGAACTACTTGCACAGAATATGTTATCTCCATGCATGCTGAGAACATATCGAGATCAAGCACTAACTATATTGGAAAACTGAGGTAACAAAATATTTAGAAAGATGTACTGAATTCCCTTACATCCAGAACGACAGTATTCACTGTGTACTTTGTACCTCTAATGGTTAGATGAGAGCCTAGCCAGCTTTCAGTCTTTTATCTGTAAGTAGAGAGACAGGTTTACCGGATGATGCTATTCAAGAGTAACACCATACATTAGTATGATTCAGCTCCCAAAATCTTTTCAAACTGGAGCCTCATTTACTATGTTTAAAtacttttttcttcatattttttttttcctgatcatTCATCAATTATGTGTTTAATATTCTCCTTGCCATTTCAGGTCTAATTTCCTCGGTACAAAATTTGTAATATATGATACACAACCTCCATACAGTGGAGCCACGGTTTCTGAACCAGGCAAAACAAGCCGTAGATTTTACTCCAAGAAAGTCTCTCCAAAGGTCCCTACAGGTAGCTACAGTATAGCACAGGTGATGTATGAGCTGAATGTTCTAGGCACACGTGGACCACGACGGATGCAGTGCACAATGCATTCCATCCCTGCAGCTTCCCTAGACATTGGTGGTACTGTCCCTGGCCAACCTGAGCTCCTGTCCAGGCCCCTTGAGGATTCATTTCGGAGCGTCTCCTTCTCAAAATCCGTTGATAGCTCAATAGAGTTTAGCAGTTCTAGATTTTCAGACATCAACGGATCTCGAGGCGAAATTGAAGAAGGCAAAGAAAGGTCATTGGTACTAAGGAACAAATCTCCGAGATGGCATGAACAGTTACAATGCTGGTGCTTGAACTTTCGTGGTCGGGTGACGGTTGCATCTGTTAAGAACTTCCAGTTAATTGCTGCTCCAGTGCCGGTTGCTGCAGGCGCACCCACACCATCTCAACCAGTTCCTCAACCAGATCACGACAAGGTCATTTTACAGTTTGGAAAGGTTGGAAAGGACATGTTCACAATGGATTACCGTTACCCCTTGTCAGCATTTCAAGCTTTTGCGATATGTTTGAGTAGCTTCGACACCAAATTGGCTTGTGAATAGAAGAAAAGCATGAAACAAAGAAGTGGTAAACATTCAGAGAACTTTTTATTCTTCTGAATATACATAATGAATGCCGCTCTAAAATTATTTTAGAAACAACATTATCCCTGTATCACTCGGTTTAAACATATTTGGAAATGCTTGTATGGAGAACATTTTCAATTTTTAGGTGTTTAAAAAGGTAACATAGACAGAATATTTCACAAGGAGAGCTTCATTGCTGCTAGTAAAAAACCATACCAAGGCTTCGTTTTTgttatcttttctttcttctttgttgtaaaataaataaaaggaatATTTGGTTTAGGATGCTGCTACTTGTTATgcacacctttttttttttttttttaaatctttatgTTGTACTAGTTTATTGGGAAGAATGGTGTGAATAACATAAGTTTCACAACTGATGTATCCCGACTTGCATGTAATTCTTGCTTTGTTGATCTGTTTGTTAAAAGAGATTGTTTCAGTTTTGGTGTGATTATTGGGAAGAATTGTCAAAGTTGTTACTACCCCAATTTCTTTTCAGTAGGACACACACTTAAAGCATTTGTTACTCTTTTAACTAATCCAAGTACTTGTCTTCTCTCCATATTTATACATATCAAGACACCTCTTGGTTTCTTCACAACATTTTGAAATATCTGTCTTCCTCTGTCTCTCCACATTTCATTCAAAAGTGAGTGTTCATTGTACCATTTCTCTTCGATGGCAGACCAAGGTGGACAGGATGGAGCAGGAAATAACCAGGGTACTTCTCAGTGTTCTATTTGCATATGACTAGTTCTCTGTTTGCTTATTACTACAGTCATCTATATTGATTTACTTATTTTTGCTATATGCAGGTTTAAACTACATTGCTTCTCATAACCAAGACCCCGATATGCCTGAAGCACCCCAAGTCCTCCCCAATGTGAATGCCATTCCCCTAGGGACACACATCTTTTCACTCTTCCGCAAGCGTCTGTCTCCaacagtgtagttgcaggaaatcctacgctacacccctcatatgatttcattaacattcaactcattttagattaacaatcttaattttattgatgaatctttgaacaatcttacaagaaaagataaaggaatcaagaataatcactgttttagattttctctctcctatttacttgcttctcccccagaaaaagatctctccctttcctttacaactgaacgactatttatagggaagtacatagtggatgacagctaatctgtcctttattttcggatatgtcttgcgacattctcgcatccttacaaatgttattctcgcaaactctctaattttcgaaggaccatcacatttttctcatgattttagctgacgtcgtttattatgtcatttttgaaattgttctgcgacgctgttgtgttgttgataatttcgctgagacattattgctgcgagattctgatcctacatcttgcctcttctcatatcttctctgcgaagtagagaatgatgtgagaaatgccgcaaatgttcatctcttcatattctgcatttatcacacgtatcctttcttccatctatttcttgactgctttttaaccgctcacgtcttttcgtattaatggtgtttatttcttcgagtagaaaatcctctctatatattcttcttactcttctttccattttctttttactttctcttctctttttattctctcatctctgcaactctattattcttccgtaaattctgccattgcaacttttcttatttcttcttcttttactctttttattttcttctacaTCTCCATATTGTTCTCTCTgaagatcttcactgttcgtaactttcttaatttttacgaattaatcctcctgctggtgttttccatggattcgtcgaggttagttttcttttttttctttcttatgggttttgctgaaattgatcttgcttacttctTTATTTAATGATGttgcttatgtgattcccatactgttgttatttcagcaaaaacgcctccaacaccaaatttacggttcagaaccctaatattcccaaatcgcaacataagattgttgtacacaaaagaaagtatgcgaatcagaaggtagtaagaaacattattcttttctaataacaatattgttgcctatgtttcttatctggattgtaattcgcagggtgataaggatgtcaacaaACCtgtcaagaaatctcgccaccttaaaaccgttgaaacctctgttccattccacttacttatctcttctaaatctcctgcgacatcttcgcaagttaaaccattatctccaattcgcgaaaaggctgcctcagatttcatttcttcaactgacctttcaatgattgaaacccccgttattgatccttctgtgaatgaaacttcttctcctcctattgataatgtttctcaaccttctatcattgccagttctctatctgatcctcttcccttttcgaaagaaaccgtggaaggaatagatattgctttcaaagttttgtctgaagtcctaGATGATGGCCAGAAGTCTCCCATTGAActtgtcaagtctggtatttgcgaaattctgagtaagtatttcggttctgacagagcttCTTCGCAAACAACGTTGAAAAAAGAGTGTAAtactcttcgtctcgaaaatcaaaagcttcagaatgtttcgctggatcgcgacaaccttcgcaagaagaatgatgaactgagaggtatgatttccttatctgtgtcttcaatcttcctttctaatgattttatccttcccatatttaattatccttgaaatccctctttcgcatgttaagccttaaac
This is a stretch of genomic DNA from Papaver somniferum cultivar HN1 chromosome 1, ASM357369v1, whole genome shotgun sequence. It encodes these proteins:
- the LOC113284123 gene encoding tubby-like F-box protein 14, which translates into the protein MSFRSIIRDVRDGFGSLSRRSFDLRLHTGKSHSAVHELHDQPPVIQPSCWASLPPELLRDVIKRLEESESTWPSRKHVVACAAVCKSWREMCLEIVKCPELCGKLTFPVSLKQPGPREGNTTVQCFIKRDKSNLTYHLFLCLSPALLVENGKFLLSAKRTRRTTCTEYVISMHAENISRSSTNYIGKLRSNFLGTKFVIYDTQPPYSGATVSEPGKTSRRFYSKKVSPKVPTGSYSIAQVMYELNVLGTRGPRRMQCTMHSIPAASLDIGGTVPGQPELLSRPLEDSFRSVSFSKSVDSSIEFSSSRFSDINGSRGEIEEGKERSLVLRNKSPRWHEQLQCWCLNFRGRVTVASVKNFQLIAAPVPVAAGAPTPSQPVPQPDHDKVILQFGKVGKDMFTMDYRYPLSAFQAFAICLSSFDTKLACE